From Camelina sativa cultivar DH55 chromosome 20, Cs, whole genome shotgun sequence, the proteins below share one genomic window:
- the LOC104769991 gene encoding UDP-glycosyltransferase 78D2 produces MAISSEPTSDSHVAVLAFPFGTHAAPLLSVTRRLASASPSTVFSFFSTAQSNSSLFSDRPANIQVHDVPDGVPEGYVFAGKPQEAIELFVKSAPESFKREIAAAEKEVGRKVNCMLTDAFFWFAADMATEMNASWVAFWTAGANSLTAHLYTDLIRETIGVKEVGGRMEETLGFISGMEKIRVKDTQEGVLFGNLDSVFSNMLHQMGRALPRATAVFINSFEELDPTFTDKLSSEFKRYLNIGPLALLSSTPQKEALVNDPHGCLAWMEKRPPGSVAYISFGTVMTPPPGELAAIAEGLESSKVPFVWSLKSMVHLPKGFLDRTREQGIVVPWAPQAELLKHEATGVFVTHCGWNSVLESVSGGVPMICRPFFGDQRLNGRAVEVVWEIGMTITNGVFTKDGFEKCLDRVLVQDDAKKMKRNAKKLKELAHEAVSSKGSSSKNFRGLLDAVVNI; encoded by the exons ATGGCCATTTCCTCCGAGCCAACAAGCGACTCTCACGTGGCAGTTCTCGCTTTCCCCTTCGGCACTCACGCCGCTCCTCTCCTCTCCGTCACTCGCCGTCTCGCCTCCGCCTCTCCCTCCACCGTCTTTTCCTTCTTCAGCACCGCTCAATCTAACTCCTCGTTGTTCTCCGATCGTCCGGCGAACATTCAAGTCCACGACGTTCCCGACGGTGTTCCGGAAGGATACGTGTTCGCCGGGAAACCACAGGAGGCGATCGAGCTGTTCGTAAAATCGGCGCCGGAGAGTTTCAAGAGAGAGATCGCCGCGGCGGAGAAGGAGGTTGGTAGGAAAGTGAATTGCATGCTGACTGATGCGTTTTTCTGGTTCGCGGCTGATATGGCGACGGAGATGAATGCGTCGTGGGTCGCGTTTTGGACCGCCGGAGCTAACTCCCTCACCGCTCATCTCTACACAGATCTCATCAGAGAAACCATCGGCGTCAAAG AAGTAGGTGGACGTATGGAGGAGACGTTAGGGTTTATTTCAGGAATGGAGAAGATCAGAGTCAAAGATACGCAAGAAGGAGTCTTGTTTGGGAACTTAGACTCTGTTTTCTCTAACATGTTGCACCAAATGGGTCGTGCTTTGCCTCGTGCCACTGCGGTTTTCATCAATTCTTTTGAAGAATTGGATCCTACGTTTACGGATAAACTTAGTTCGGAATTCAAACGTTACCTGAACATCGGTCCTCTCGCGTTGTTATCTTCTACACCGCAAAAGGAGGCATTAGTGAACGATCCTCACGGTTGTTTGGCTTGGATGGAGAAGCGACCCCCTGGTTCTGTAGCGTACATTAGCTTTGGTACGGTGATGACACCGCCTCCAGGAGAGCTTGCGGCGATAGCAGAAGGATTGGAGTCGAGTAAAGTGCCGTTTGTTTGGTCGCTTAAGAGCATGGTTCATTTACCTAAAGGGTTTTTGGATCGGACGAGAGAGCAAGGGATCGTTGTTCCATGGGCTCCACAAGCGGAACTACTGAAACACGAGGCGACGGGTGTGTTTGTGACgcattgtggatggaactcggTGTTGGAGAGTGTGTCGGGAGGTGTTCCCATGATTTGCAGGCCCTTCTTTGGTGATCAGAGATTGAACGGGAGAGCAGTGGAGGTTGTGTGGGAGATTGGAATGACGATTACCAATGGAGTCTTCACAAAAGATGGGTTTGAGAAGTGTTTGGATCGTGTTTTGGTTCAAGATGATGCTAAGAAGATGAAACGcaatgctaagaagcttaaagaACTAGCACACGAAGCTGTCTCTTCGAAAGGAAGCTCCTCTAAAAATTTCAGAGGATTGTTGGATGCAGTTgtaaacatttaa
- the LOC104769992 gene encoding ADP-ribosylation factor 1-like 2, producing MGQAFRKLFDTFFGNQEMRVVMLGLDAAGKTTILYKLHIGEVLSTVPTIGFNVEKVQYKNVMFTVWDVGGQEKLRPLWRHYFNNTDGLIYVVDSLDRERIGKAKQEFQEIIKDPFMLNSIILVFANKQDMRGAMSPREVCEGLGLFDLKNRKWHIQGTCALRGDGLYEGLDWLSSTLKDVKAAGFTSVGHSF from the exons ATGGGTCAAGCTTTTCGTAAGCTGTTTGATACTTTCTTCGGCAATCAAGAAATGAGG GTCGTTATGCTGGGGCTGGATGCTGCTGGCAAAACAACTATTCTCTATAAGCTTCATATAGGAGAAGTTTTGTCAACTGTTCCTACCATTG GATTCAATGTTGAGAAAGTTCAGTACAAGAATGTGATGTTCACAGTTTGGGATGTTGGTGGCCAAGAGAAACTGAGACCTCTTTGGAGGCATTACTTCAATAATACCGATGGACtt ATATACGTGGTGGATTCCTTAGATCGAGAGAGGATCGGGAAAGCAAAGCAAGAATTTCAG GAGATCATAAAAGACCCATTCATGCTAAACAGTATCATTCTGGTGTTTGCAAACAAACAGGACATG AGAGGAGCCATGTCACCGAGAGAAGTATGCGAAGGGTTAGGATTATTTGATCTGAAGAACAGGAAATGGCACATACAAGGAACTTGTGCTCTTCGTGGAGACGGGCTCTATGAAGGCTTGGACTGGTTATCATCTACGCTTAAGGATGTTAAAGCCGCTGGATTCACATCGGTTGGCCACTCCTTTTGA